The following are from one region of the Luteimonas sp. MC1572 genome:
- a CDS encoding prolyl oligopeptidase family serine peptidase — MQVPSLPGIDVVAQPELRLGGLRIHPRTHSSSAFSFVDDLWLQAVDGGAERRIAGLPQPLALAAMQWSPDQRHIAFSHVDTRAGRVELWLVDVAAGRARRLTEQALGTVVGEGFDWLPGGSGLLATLRPQEQGAAPASDGVPRGPSIQETDGGGRVQSLRTYQDLLRNPQDTEVFAHYMTTQLARVGLDGRVTPIAAPGMHVGAAVSPDGRHLLRQRIERPFSYLVPYSRFPRRIDVIDLDGRLLHTVATLPLVEGLPTGNDAVAPGVRRIAWRADAPATLVWAEAQDGGDPARAAAVRDRVFAHAAPFKGKPQVLADLSMRYAGVHWGSGDLALLTESWWKSRQLREWRLAPDAGSAPVLLREGSREDRYADPGEPVTHADARGFQRLLTTADGEGIYRIGEGASPEGDRPFLDRQQLGVRAGTERLFQSEAPGYEVPIAVLDAAGARILTTRESPTSPPNVHLRALGNGAAPVALTDIAHPTPELRDVSKEQIRYTRADGVEMTANLYLPPGYQADRDGPLPMLAWAYPREFKSADAAGQVTGSPYRFNRISYWGPLAYLAQGYAVLDGPTMPIVGEGDAEPNDSYIAQLVASAQAAVDEVVKRGVADRDRIAIGGHSYGAFMTANLLAHSDLFRAGIARSGAYNRSLTPFGFQAEERSYWQATATYQAMSPFDHADRIDEPVLIIHGEQDNNSGTFPMQSERLFSAIKGLGGQARLVMLPNESHGYRARESILHMLAETNDWLETYVRNAPPRSAGSEVEAAASP; from the coding sequence ATGCAGGTGCCGTCGCTGCCGGGCATCGACGTGGTGGCCCAGCCGGAGCTCAGGCTCGGCGGGCTGCGCATCCATCCGCGCACCCATTCCTCCAGCGCCTTCAGCTTCGTCGACGACCTCTGGCTGCAGGCAGTGGATGGCGGTGCGGAGCGCCGCATTGCCGGCCTTCCGCAGCCGCTGGCGCTGGCCGCGATGCAGTGGTCGCCCGACCAGCGCCATATCGCCTTCAGCCACGTCGACACGCGCGCCGGGCGCGTGGAGCTGTGGCTGGTCGACGTGGCCGCGGGCCGTGCACGGCGGCTGACCGAACAGGCGCTTGGCACGGTGGTCGGTGAAGGCTTCGACTGGCTGCCGGGCGGGTCCGGCCTGCTCGCCACGCTGCGGCCGCAGGAGCAGGGCGCGGCGCCCGCCAGCGACGGCGTGCCGCGCGGCCCGAGCATCCAGGAAACCGACGGCGGTGGCCGCGTGCAGAGCCTGCGCACCTACCAGGACCTGTTGCGCAATCCGCAGGACACCGAGGTGTTCGCGCACTACATGACCACGCAACTGGCGCGCGTCGGGCTCGACGGTCGCGTGACGCCGATCGCCGCGCCGGGCATGCACGTCGGCGCCGCGGTCTCACCCGACGGACGCCATCTGCTGCGCCAGCGCATCGAACGCCCGTTCTCGTACCTGGTGCCGTATTCGCGCTTCCCGCGCCGGATCGACGTGATCGACCTTGATGGTCGCCTGCTGCACACCGTGGCCACGCTGCCGCTGGTCGAAGGCCTGCCCACCGGCAACGACGCGGTGGCTCCGGGCGTGCGCCGCATCGCATGGCGCGCCGACGCGCCCGCGACCCTGGTCTGGGCGGAGGCGCAGGACGGCGGTGATCCCGCCCGCGCGGCCGCGGTGCGCGACCGCGTGTTCGCCCACGCGGCGCCGTTCAAGGGCAAGCCGCAGGTGCTGGCCGACCTGTCGATGCGCTATGCCGGCGTGCACTGGGGCAGCGGCGACCTGGCGCTGCTCACCGAGTCCTGGTGGAAGAGCCGCCAGCTGCGCGAATGGCGGCTGGCGCCGGATGCCGGAAGCGCGCCGGTGCTGCTGCGCGAGGGTTCGCGCGAAGACCGCTACGCCGACCCGGGTGAGCCGGTGACGCATGCGGACGCGCGCGGATTCCAGCGGCTGCTGACCACCGCGGATGGCGAAGGCATCTACCGCATCGGCGAAGGGGCCTCGCCAGAAGGCGACCGTCCGTTCCTCGATCGCCAGCAACTCGGCGTTCGCGCCGGCACGGAGCGCCTGTTCCAGTCGGAAGCGCCGGGGTACGAGGTGCCGATCGCGGTGCTCGACGCCGCGGGCGCGCGCATCCTGACCACGCGCGAGTCGCCGACATCGCCGCCCAACGTGCACCTGCGCGCGCTCGGCAACGGCGCGGCGCCGGTTGCGCTGACCGACATCGCGCATCCCACGCCGGAACTGCGCGATGTCAGCAAGGAGCAGATCCGCTACACCCGCGCCGACGGCGTGGAGATGACCGCCAACCTGTACCTGCCGCCGGGCTACCAGGCCGATCGCGACGGTCCGCTGCCGATGCTGGCCTGGGCCTACCCGCGCGAGTTCAAGTCCGCCGATGCCGCGGGCCAGGTCACCGGTTCGCCGTACCGCTTCAACCGCATCAGCTACTGGGGGCCGCTGGCCTACCTGGCGCAGGGCTATGCGGTGCTCGACGGTCCGACCATGCCGATCGTCGGCGAGGGCGACGCCGAGCCCAACGACAGCTACATCGCCCAGCTGGTGGCCAGCGCCCAGGCCGCGGTGGATGAAGTGGTGAAGCGTGGCGTGGCCGACCGCGACCGCATCGCCATCGGCGGACATTCGTACGGTGCGTTCATGACCGCCAACCTGCTGGCGCATTCGGACCTGTTCCGCGCCGGCATCGCGCGCAGCGGCGCCTACAACCGCTCGCTCACGCCGTTCGGCTTCCAGGCCGAGGAGCGCAGCTACTGGCAGGCCACCGCCACCTACCAGGCGATGTCGCCGTTCGACCACGCCGACCGCATCGACGAGCCGGTGCTGATCATCCACGGCGAGCAGGACAACAACTCCGGCACCTTCCCGATGCAGAGCGAGCGGCTGTTCTCGGCGATCAAGGGGCTCGGTGGCCAGGCGCGGCTGGTGATGCTGCCCAACGAGTCGCACGGCTACCGGGCGCGCGAGTCGATCCTGCACATGCTGGCGGAGACCAATGACTGGCTGGAGACGTACGTGCGCAACGCGCCGCCGCGTTCGGCGGGGAGCGAAGTGGAGGCTGCGGCAAGTCCGTAA
- a CDS encoding RNA polymerase sigma factor, whose translation MIRSDHSPARDYAALDEAALVHEVLHGDREAFRHVMQRSNQRLFRVARAVLNDEAEAEDVVQEAYVHAYEKLTAFRGDASLLTWLTRIVLNEAYGRLRRRRPTVDVDRVDAAAPEANRVLAFPSKFGSEDPAAAAARAQIRRVVEHAIEQLPEPFRVVFIMRELEECSVEETAQALDLRAETVKTRLHRARRLLRTALHDTLSATLSDAFPFLGPRCDRMTATVLARLDAGTASK comes from the coding sequence ATGATCCGTTCCGACCATTCCCCGGCCCGTGACTACGCAGCGCTGGACGAGGCTGCCTTGGTCCACGAGGTGCTGCATGGCGATCGCGAAGCGTTCCGCCACGTCATGCAGCGCAGCAACCAGCGCCTGTTCCGCGTGGCGCGGGCGGTCCTCAACGATGAAGCGGAGGCCGAGGACGTGGTCCAGGAGGCCTATGTGCACGCATACGAAAAACTCACCGCGTTCCGCGGCGACGCGTCGCTGCTCACCTGGCTGACGCGGATCGTGCTCAACGAAGCCTACGGCCGGCTGCGCCGGCGACGCCCAACGGTCGATGTCGACCGGGTCGACGCGGCGGCGCCGGAGGCCAACCGCGTGCTCGCGTTTCCTTCGAAGTTCGGCAGCGAGGATCCCGCCGCGGCCGCCGCGCGCGCGCAGATCCGCAGGGTGGTGGAACACGCCATCGAACAGCTGCCCGAGCCCTTCCGCGTCGTGTTCATCATGCGCGAGCTCGAAGAGTGTTCCGTCGAAGAGACCGCGCAGGCCCTGGACCTGCGCGCGGAGACCGTGAAGACGCGCCTGCACCGTGCGCGCCGGCTGTTGCGCACGGCATTGCACGACACGCTGTCGGCAACCCTGTCCGATGCATTCCCCTTCCTGGGGCCGCGCTGCGATCGCATGACCGCCACGGTATTGGCTCGGCTGGACGCGGGCACTGCATCGAAATAG
- a CDS encoding FAD-dependent oxidoreductase: MAQTDTPPPGPDLARGVPLASVPDGGMLAGHVDGAPVLLSRFEDGVHAVGGSCSHYGAPLGEGLAVDGEVHCPWHHACFSLRTGAVLRAPAFAALPRWHTEIVGGMVFVRAQDTTALPPPSAPRGQPGRIVIIGGGAAGFAAAERLRGLGFAGALSVLSADDAAPCDRPNLSKDYLAGTASEDWIPLQGPDFYARHAIDLRLGCDVAAIDIRARHVLTATGERVAWDALLIATGAEPRRLSLPGFDHPKVFALRSLADARAIIAACADASSVAFIGAGFIGLEAAGALRTRGLEVHVIAPEAVPMGRALGPVVGGFIVGLHREQGVVFHLRAGAKAFDGRAIILEDGRRIHADVVVVGVGVSPRTRLAADAGINVKDGIVVDACLRTSVAGIHAAGDVARYPHGGGHIRVEHWVHAQRQGQVAATNMLGGMHAFTDVPFFWTHHQGVDLRFTGVAQGWDGIRIDGEPARRNFTARYYRGDELIAAASVGRDLENLTIEAGLRRREHAGRGHVAHPESA, translated from the coding sequence ATGGCACAGACCGATACCCCACCCCCCGGCCCCGACCTGGCCAGGGGCGTTCCATTGGCCAGCGTTCCCGACGGCGGCATGCTCGCCGGCCACGTCGATGGTGCGCCGGTCCTGCTGTCGCGGTTCGAGGACGGCGTGCATGCGGTCGGCGGCAGCTGCAGCCACTACGGCGCCCCCCTGGGCGAAGGGCTCGCAGTGGATGGCGAAGTCCACTGCCCCTGGCACCACGCCTGCTTCAGCCTGCGCACCGGCGCCGTGCTGCGCGCGCCCGCATTCGCGGCGCTGCCGAGATGGCACACGGAGATCGTGGGCGGCATGGTGTTCGTCCGCGCGCAGGACACCACCGCGCTCCCGCCACCGTCCGCGCCGCGCGGGCAGCCCGGACGCATCGTGATCATCGGCGGCGGCGCCGCGGGATTCGCCGCGGCCGAACGCCTGCGCGGCCTCGGGTTTGCAGGCGCGCTGTCGGTGCTGAGCGCCGACGACGCCGCGCCATGCGATCGGCCCAACCTGTCCAAGGACTACCTGGCGGGCACGGCGTCCGAGGACTGGATCCCGCTGCAGGGGCCCGACTTCTACGCGAGGCACGCCATCGACCTGCGGCTGGGCTGCGACGTGGCGGCGATCGACATCCGGGCACGCCATGTGCTGACCGCCACCGGCGAACGCGTCGCCTGGGACGCCCTGCTCATCGCCACCGGCGCGGAGCCGCGGCGGCTGTCCCTGCCCGGGTTCGATCATCCGAAGGTGTTCGCCCTGCGTTCCCTGGCGGATGCGCGCGCGATCATCGCCGCGTGCGCGGATGCGTCGTCGGTCGCGTTCATCGGCGCCGGCTTCATCGGCCTGGAGGCCGCCGGCGCGCTGCGTACGCGTGGACTGGAGGTGCACGTGATCGCGCCGGAGGCGGTGCCGATGGGGCGCGCCCTCGGACCCGTGGTCGGCGGATTCATCGTCGGCCTGCATCGCGAGCAGGGCGTCGTGTTCCACCTGCGCGCCGGCGCAAAAGCTTTCGACGGCCGCGCGATCATCCTGGAGGACGGCCGCCGGATCCATGCCGACGTCGTGGTGGTGGGCGTCGGCGTCTCGCCGCGCACCCGGCTCGCCGCGGACGCCGGGATCAACGTCAAGGACGGCATCGTGGTGGATGCGTGCCTGCGGACTTCGGTCGCCGGCATCCACGCTGCCGGCGACGTCGCGCGCTATCCGCATGGCGGCGGCCACATCCGCGTCGAGCACTGGGTGCACGCGCAGCGGCAGGGCCAGGTGGCGGCGACGAACATGCTCGGCGGCATGCACGCGTTCACCGACGTGCCGTTCTTCTGGACCCACCACCAGGGCGTGGACCTGCGCTTCACCGGGGTCGCGCAGGGCTGGGACGGCATCCGCATCGACGGCGAACCCGCGCGGCGAAACTTCACCGCGCGCTACTACCGCGGCGACGAGCTCATCGCCGCGGCGTCGGTCGGCCGCGATCTGGAGAACCTCACCATCGAGGCCGGGCTGCGGCGCCGGGAACACGCCGGCCGCGGGCACGTCGCGCATCCGGAAAGCGCATGA
- the metK gene encoding methionine adenosyltransferase, whose product MSSTLFTSESVSEGHPDKIADQISDAVLDAIIGQDKGARVACETMVKTGVAIVAGEITTTAWIDLEALTRKVILDIGYDSSDVGFDGATCGVLNLIGKQSPHIAQGVDRKKPEEMGAGDQGLMFGYATNETDSFMPAAIHLSHRLVEQQAKIRKKKNSPLPWLRPDAKSQVTLRYDDGKATAIDAVVLSTQHAPGIKQKDLIEAVREEILKPVLPAKWLHKGTKFHINPTGRFEIGGPVGDCGLTGRKIIVDTYGGWARHGGGAFSGKDPSKVDRSAAYAARYVAKNVVAAGLSDRCEVQLSYAIGVAEPTSISVTTFGTGKVGDDVIEKLIRKHFDLRPYGIIKMLDLIHPIYQRTASYGHFGRKPQEVSYTGPDGKLQKATAFSWEKTDKADELRRAAKLK is encoded by the coding sequence ATGTCGAGCACCCTGTTCACCTCCGAATCGGTCTCCGAAGGCCATCCCGACAAGATCGCCGACCAGATTTCCGACGCGGTCCTCGACGCCATCATCGGCCAGGACAAGGGCGCCCGCGTCGCCTGCGAGACGATGGTCAAGACCGGCGTGGCCATCGTGGCCGGCGAGATCACCACCACCGCGTGGATCGACCTGGAAGCGCTGACCCGCAAGGTGATCCTGGACATCGGCTACGACTCCAGCGACGTCGGCTTCGACGGCGCCACCTGCGGCGTGCTGAACCTGATCGGCAAGCAGAGCCCGCACATCGCGCAGGGCGTGGACCGCAAGAAGCCCGAGGAAATGGGTGCCGGCGACCAGGGCCTGATGTTCGGCTACGCCACCAACGAGACCGACAGCTTCATGCCGGCGGCGATCCACCTGTCGCACCGCCTGGTCGAGCAGCAGGCCAAGATCCGCAAGAAGAAGAACTCGCCGCTGCCGTGGCTGCGCCCCGACGCCAAGAGCCAGGTCACCCTGCGCTATGACGATGGCAAGGCGACGGCGATCGACGCCGTGGTGCTGTCGACCCAGCACGCGCCGGGCATCAAGCAGAAGGACCTGATCGAAGCCGTGCGCGAGGAGATCCTGAAGCCGGTGCTGCCGGCCAAGTGGCTGCACAAGGGCACCAAGTTCCACATTAACCCGACCGGCCGCTTCGAGATCGGCGGCCCGGTGGGCGACTGCGGCCTGACCGGCCGCAAGATCATCGTCGACACCTACGGCGGCTGGGCCCGCCACGGCGGCGGCGCGTTCTCGGGCAAGGATCCGTCCAAGGTCGACCGCTCGGCCGCGTACGCCGCGCGCTATGTCGCCAAGAACGTCGTGGCCGCGGGCCTGTCGGACCGCTGCGAAGTGCAGCTGAGCTACGCCATCGGCGTGGCCGAGCCGACCTCGATCTCGGTGACCACGTTCGGCACCGGCAAGGTCGGCGACGACGTGATCGAGAAGCTGATCCGCAAGCACTTCGACCTGCGCCCGTACGGCATCATCAAGATGCTCGACCTGATCCACCCGATCTACCAGCGCACCGCCAGCTACGGCCACTTCGGCCGCAAGCCGCAGGAAGTCAGCTACACCGGCCCCGACGGCAAGCTGCAGAAGGCCACGGCGTTCTCCTGGGAGAAGACCGACAAGGCGGACGAACTGCGCCGGGCCGCGAAGCTGAAGTAA
- the folE gene encoding GTP cyclohydrolase I, which translates to MPHPEPGDARPSRQDAEAAVRTLIRWAGDTPAREGLEDTPARVVRAYEEWFGGYALDPGRILGRSFDPAGYDDMVLLRDIPVRSVCEHHMAAIRGVAHVAYLPDQRVVGISKLARLVDAYARRLQIQERLTAEIAETLQQVLRPRGVAVVIRATHDCIASRGIGMQGVAMVTRHTLGQFAQEPWRRDVLAVLSGTP; encoded by the coding sequence GTGCCCCATCCCGAACCCGGCGATGCCCGCCCAAGCCGGCAGGACGCGGAGGCCGCGGTGCGCACCCTGATCCGCTGGGCCGGTGACACGCCCGCGCGCGAAGGGCTCGAGGACACGCCGGCGCGCGTGGTGCGCGCGTACGAGGAGTGGTTTGGTGGCTACGCGCTCGATCCCGGGCGGATCCTCGGGCGCAGCTTCGACCCCGCCGGCTATGACGACATGGTGCTGCTGCGCGACATCCCCGTGCGCTCGGTGTGCGAGCACCACATGGCGGCGATCCGCGGCGTGGCCCACGTGGCGTACCTGCCGGACCAGCGCGTCGTCGGCATTTCCAAGCTCGCGCGCCTGGTCGACGCCTACGCCCGGCGCCTGCAGATCCAGGAGCGACTGACCGCCGAGATCGCCGAAACGCTGCAGCAGGTGCTGCGGCCGCGCGGCGTCGCGGTGGTCATCCGCGCCACGCACGACTGCATCGCATCGCGCGGGATCGGCATGCAGGGCGTGGCGATGGTGACGCGGCACACGCTGGGGCAGTTCGCGCAGGAGCCCTGGCGGCGCGACGTGCTCGCGGTATTGTCGGGGACACCATGA
- the dusB gene encoding tRNA dihydrouridine synthase DusB, whose protein sequence is MRIGPYSIAPNVVLAPMAGVTDKPFRLLCKRLGAGLAMSEMTISDPRFWSTEKSLRRMDHAGEPDPVGVQIAGTEPAQLADAARYNVDHGAQIIDINMGCPAKKVCNAWAGSALMRDEALVARILAAVVAAVDVPVTLKIRTGWAAGQRNAVAIARIAEDAGIAALAVHGRTRDQQYTGTAEYDTIAEVKSRLAIPVLANGDIDSPEKAAAVLAHTGCDAVMVGRAAQGRPWIFREIAHFLATGEHLPPPTLAEVGRILIGHLEALHAFYGEPSGVRIARKHLGWYAKDRPENAAFRAVVNRAETAAAQLALTRDYFDALSAGSTPSLYEAA, encoded by the coding sequence ATGCGCATCGGGCCCTACAGCATCGCCCCGAACGTGGTCCTGGCGCCGATGGCGGGGGTCACCGACAAGCCGTTCCGGCTGCTCTGCAAGCGCCTGGGCGCGGGCCTGGCGATGTCGGAGATGACCATCTCCGACCCGCGCTTCTGGAGCACGGAAAAATCTCTGCGGCGCATGGACCACGCCGGCGAGCCGGATCCGGTCGGCGTGCAGATCGCCGGCACCGAACCCGCGCAGCTGGCCGACGCCGCGCGCTACAACGTCGACCACGGCGCGCAGATCATCGACATCAACATGGGCTGCCCGGCGAAGAAGGTGTGCAACGCCTGGGCCGGCTCCGCGTTGATGCGTGACGAGGCGCTGGTGGCGCGCATCCTCGCGGCCGTGGTCGCCGCGGTCGACGTGCCGGTGACGCTGAAGATCCGCACCGGCTGGGCCGCGGGCCAGCGCAACGCCGTGGCCATCGCGCGCATCGCCGAGGACGCCGGCATCGCCGCGCTCGCCGTGCACGGGCGCACCCGTGACCAGCAATACACCGGCACCGCCGAGTACGACACCATCGCCGAGGTGAAGTCGCGGCTGGCCATTCCAGTGCTGGCCAATGGCGATATCGACTCCCCTGAAAAGGCCGCCGCGGTCCTCGCGCACACCGGATGCGATGCGGTGATGGTCGGGCGCGCGGCGCAGGGCCGGCCGTGGATCTTCCGCGAGATCGCGCATTTCCTGGCGACCGGCGAACATCTTCCGCCACCCACGTTGGCCGAGGTCGGCCGCATCCTCATCGGCCACCTCGAAGCCCTGCATGCCTTCTACGGCGAGCCGTCGGGCGTGCGCATCGCGCGCAAGCACCTCGGCTGGTATGCCAAGGACCGCCCGGAGAACGCCGCCTTCCGCGCTGTGGTGAACCGCGCCGAGACCGCAGCCGCGCAGCTGGCGCTGACGCGCGACTACTTCGACGCGCTGTCCGCTGGGAGCACGCCCTCGCTGTACGAAGCGGCCTGA
- the ahcY gene encoding adenosylhomocysteinase, which produces MNAQVKTSSQRAFSQEGDYKVADISLADWGRKELDIAEHEMPGLMSIRRKHAADAPLKGVRVTGSLHMTIQTAVLIETLKDIGADVRWASCNIFSTQDHAAAAIAATGTPVFAWKGETLEEYWDCTLEALSFPDGKGGFLGPQMVVDDGGDVTLLIHKGYELEQGDASWVNGPASSHEEQVIKNLLKRVATERPGFWTIVVRDWKGVSEETTTGVHRLYQLAEAGQLLVPAINVNDSVTKSKFDNLYGCRESLADGLKRALDVMLAGKVAVVCGYGDVGKGSAASLRAYGARVIVTEIDPICALQAAMEGYEVTTIEDTLGRGDIYVTTTGNKDIITVAHMQAMKDQAIVCNIGHFDNEIQVDALYSLAGVEKTNIKPQVDKFTFGNGNSIFLLAEGRLVNLGCATGHPSFVMSNSFANQTLAQIDLWANKDSYENKVYILPKKLDEEVARLHLEKIGVKLTRLTTEQADYLGVSPDGPYKAEHYRY; this is translated from the coding sequence ATGAACGCACAGGTCAAGACCAGCTCTCAGAGAGCATTCTCCCAGGAAGGCGACTACAAGGTCGCCGACATTTCGCTGGCCGACTGGGGCCGCAAGGAACTCGACATCGCCGAGCACGAGATGCCCGGCCTGATGTCCATCCGCCGCAAGCACGCCGCCGACGCCCCGCTCAAGGGCGTGCGCGTGACCGGCTCGCTGCACATGACCATCCAGACCGCGGTGCTGATCGAGACGCTGAAGGACATTGGCGCCGACGTGCGCTGGGCCTCGTGCAACATCTTCTCCACGCAGGACCACGCCGCGGCCGCGATCGCCGCCACCGGCACCCCCGTGTTCGCCTGGAAGGGCGAGACGCTGGAGGAGTACTGGGACTGCACGCTCGAGGCGCTCTCCTTCCCCGACGGCAAGGGCGGCTTCCTCGGCCCGCAGATGGTGGTCGACGACGGCGGCGACGTGACGCTGCTGATCCACAAGGGCTACGAGCTGGAACAGGGCGACGCGTCCTGGGTCAACGGTCCGGCCTCGAGCCATGAGGAGCAGGTCATCAAGAACCTGCTCAAGCGCGTCGCCACCGAGCGCCCGGGCTTCTGGACCATCGTGGTCCGCGACTGGAAGGGCGTCTCGGAAGAGACCACCACGGGCGTGCACCGCCTGTACCAGCTGGCCGAAGCCGGCCAGCTGCTGGTGCCGGCGATCAACGTCAACGACTCGGTCACCAAGTCGAAGTTCGACAACCTGTACGGCTGCCGCGAGTCGCTGGCCGATGGCCTGAAGCGCGCGCTCGACGTGATGCTGGCCGGCAAGGTGGCCGTGGTCTGCGGCTACGGCGACGTCGGCAAGGGTTCGGCGGCGTCGCTGCGTGCCTACGGCGCGCGCGTGATCGTCACCGAGATCGACCCGATCTGCGCGCTGCAGGCGGCGATGGAAGGCTACGAGGTGACCACGATCGAGGACACCCTCGGCCGCGGCGACATCTACGTCACCACCACCGGCAACAAGGACATCATCACCGTCGCGCACATGCAGGCGATGAAGGACCAGGCGATCGTCTGCAACATCGGCCACTTCGACAACGAGATCCAGGTCGACGCGCTGTACTCGCTCGCCGGCGTGGAGAAGACCAACATCAAGCCGCAGGTCGACAAGTTCACCTTCGGCAACGGCAACAGCATCTTCCTGCTCGCCGAAGGCCGCCTGGTCAACCTGGGCTGCGCCACCGGCCACCCGAGCTTCGTGATGTCGAACTCGTTCGCCAACCAGACGCTCGCGCAGATCGACCTGTGGGCGAACAAGGACAGCTACGAGAACAAGGTCTACATCCTGCCGAAGAAGCTCGACGAGGAAGTCGCGCGCCTGCACCTGGAGAAGATCGGCGTGAAGCTCACGAGGCTCACCACGGAACAGGCCGATTACCTCGGCGTGTCGCCGGACGGCCCGTACAAGGCGGAGCACTACCGCTACTGA
- a CDS encoding metal-dependent hydrolase — protein sequence MDSLTQIVLGAAVAAAVAPARHRRAALLAGAALGTLPDLDSLPIALLTDDPVALMTLHRGASHSLFILPLLGWAIWALFKHRGGRVAESPARWFWAMQLALVTHPLLDAFTVYGTQLLWPLATPPVMWSSVFIIDPLYTVWLLLACVAAFFLRERAAAQRALVAGLVLSTAYLGWSLAAKAMVEREADRALAAMGLGDAPRFSVPMPFTTLLWRVVAMTPSGYVEGFRSLAADDGAMRFEGHASNVQALAEASHIPAVARLAWFNHGFMRARDVDGELVLSDLRMGNDPDYFFNFAVARRGSPWHAIPPRQLRAPRDLGGTWGATWQRIWQDPGACAPPCQAASYSEGVLPADSASK from the coding sequence ATGGATTCGCTGACCCAGATCGTTCTTGGCGCCGCTGTCGCTGCCGCCGTCGCGCCTGCGCGCCACCGTCGCGCGGCGCTGCTTGCCGGCGCCGCGCTCGGCACCTTGCCGGACCTCGACTCGCTGCCGATCGCGCTGCTCACCGACGATCCGGTCGCACTGATGACCCTGCACCGCGGCGCCAGCCATTCGCTGTTCATCCTGCCGCTGCTGGGCTGGGCGATCTGGGCGTTGTTCAAGCACCGCGGCGGCCGCGTGGCGGAGTCACCGGCGCGCTGGTTCTGGGCGATGCAGCTGGCGCTGGTCACCCATCCATTGCTGGATGCCTTCACCGTGTACGGCACGCAGCTGCTGTGGCCACTGGCGACGCCCCCGGTGATGTGGTCGAGCGTGTTCATCATCGACCCGCTGTATACGGTCTGGTTGCTGCTGGCCTGCGTCGCGGCGTTCTTCCTGCGCGAGCGCGCGGCGGCGCAGCGCGCGCTGGTCGCCGGGCTGGTGCTGAGCACCGCCTACCTCGGCTGGTCGCTGGCCGCCAAGGCGATGGTCGAACGCGAAGCCGACCGCGCGCTTGCGGCGATGGGCCTGGGCGACGCACCGCGCTTCTCGGTGCCGATGCCGTTCACCACGCTGCTGTGGCGGGTGGTGGCGATGACGCCGTCGGGCTATGTCGAAGGCTTCCGTTCGCTGGCCGCGGATGACGGCGCGATGCGCTTCGAAGGACATGCTTCCAACGTGCAGGCGCTGGCCGAGGCGTCGCATATCCCGGCCGTGGCGCGACTCGCCTGGTTCAACCACGGCTTCATGCGCGCGCGCGACGTCGACGGCGAGCTGGTGCTCAGCGACCTGCGCATGGGCAACGACCCTGACTACTTCTTCAACTTCGCCGTCGCGCGCCGTGGCAGTCCCTGGCATGCCATCCCGCCGCGCCAGCTGCGCGCGCCGCGGGATCTGGGTGGCACCTGGGGCGCCACGTGGCAGCGCATCTGGCAGGACCCCGGCGCGTGCGCGCCGCCGTGTCAGGCCGCTTCGTACAGCGAGGGCGTGCTCCCAGCGGACAGCGCGTCGAAGTAG